Proteins from one Shewanella pealeana ATCC 700345 genomic window:
- the flhF gene encoding flagellar biosynthesis protein FlhF: protein MKIKRFLAKDMRSALAQVKETLGSDAVIMSNKKVTGGIEIVAAVDYDEPKPKIAETKPSSAMFTDLAEERVTLGVQSGGRAPNVRAESRANPTPAPDSLQALLERQQSRISQQTQSRSSDELDMPEWAKGLQAQVKKNEPVKAEFTPNRAPDSFNGQKQNNTAEIDAMKQELASIRNLLTHQVSSLMVEQKNRIDPVGAMLESKLLDAEFSPAIAKKLSSLSEHYSPAELVASLPRSLANMLDNQGDDIVRQGGVVAFVGPTGVGKTTTVAKLAARFAAYHGSDQVALITTDHYRIGAFEQLATYGKIMGCPVKQAHDFNELEQILYQFRNRKLVLIDTAGMGQRDQRLFQQLDSLAANSRLPIRSYLVMSATGQRRVLEDAVKQFTRIPLSGAVLTKLDESISLAPALSVLIQSGLPLSYVTDGQRVPEDMQVADTLSLANRALAALDNNPIEPLHNSEGSQEVTYAFE, encoded by the coding sequence TTGAAAATTAAAAGATTTTTAGCAAAAGATATGCGATCGGCCTTAGCCCAAGTTAAAGAAACCTTGGGATCTGATGCTGTGATCATGTCTAACAAGAAAGTGACGGGTGGCATTGAGATTGTTGCGGCTGTTGATTATGACGAGCCTAAGCCAAAGATTGCAGAGACTAAGCCGTCGTCAGCTATGTTCACCGATCTTGCAGAAGAGAGAGTGACCTTAGGCGTGCAGTCGGGTGGTAGAGCGCCGAATGTAAGGGCTGAAAGTCGTGCTAATCCCACGCCAGCACCCGATTCACTGCAAGCGCTACTTGAGCGTCAGCAGAGTCGCATAAGTCAGCAAACTCAATCTAGAAGCAGTGACGAACTGGATATGCCTGAATGGGCCAAAGGACTGCAGGCGCAGGTGAAAAAAAACGAGCCTGTTAAAGCCGAGTTTACCCCAAACCGTGCCCCAGACAGTTTCAATGGTCAGAAGCAAAACAACACTGCAGAAATTGACGCGATGAAACAAGAATTAGCGTCAATTCGTAATTTATTGACGCATCAAGTCAGTAGTTTGATGGTTGAACAGAAAAACCGTATTGACCCTGTTGGGGCAATGCTTGAGAGCAAATTGTTAGACGCAGAGTTTTCGCCTGCGATTGCAAAGAAGTTATCGAGCCTCAGTGAGCATTACTCTCCAGCGGAATTAGTCGCCTCTTTGCCACGAAGTTTAGCTAATATGCTGGACAATCAAGGTGATGATATTGTGCGCCAAGGTGGTGTGGTGGCGTTTGTTGGGCCAACAGGAGTCGGTAAGACAACGACTGTGGCTAAATTGGCAGCGCGTTTTGCCGCTTATCATGGCTCAGATCAAGTTGCTCTCATTACAACGGACCATTATCGCATTGGAGCCTTTGAGCAATTAGCAACTTATGGCAAGATAATGGGATGCCCTGTAAAACAGGCTCATGATTTTAATGAGTTAGAACAAATACTCTATCAATTTAGGAACCGTAAGTTGGTCCTTATCGATACGGCAGGTATGGGGCAAAGAGATCAACGTTTATTCCAACAACTCGATAGTTTAGCTGCAAATAGCAGATTACCAATACGCAGTTATCTGGTAATGTCTGCAACAGGGCAACGTCGTGTATTAGAAGATGCTGTAAAACAGTTTACGCGTATTCCACTTTCGGGTGCGGTACTAACAAAATTAGATGAATCAATTTCTTTAGCGCCAGCGTTAAGTGTCTTGATTCAAAGTGGGTTACCTTTAAGTTATGTAACGGACGGACAAAGAGTTCCTGAAGATATGCAGGTGGCAGATACTCTATCTTTAGCCAATCGTGCATTAGCAGCATTAGATAACAACCCCATAGAACCATTACATAATAGCGAAGGGTCACAAGAAGTGACCTATGCATTTGAGTGA
- a CDS encoding MinD/ParA family protein, whose amino-acid sequence MTPDQASGLRMMNQPNNEKVKVIAVSGGKGGVGKTSVSINTAVALAEKGKRVLVLDADLGLANVDVMLGLRAERNLSHVLSGDAELDDVILRGPKGIGIIPATSGTQAMVELTQAQHAGLIRAFSEMRTQFDILIVDTAAGISDMVLSFSRASQDVLIVVCDEPTSITDAYALIKILSREHGVFRFKIVANMVRSLREGMELFAKLSKVTDRFLDVALELVATVPFDENLRKSVRKQKLIVEAFPKSPAAIAYQGLANKIMSWPVPSQPGGHLEFFVERLVQRPDYQEDKSGE is encoded by the coding sequence ATGACTCCGGATCAAGCAAGCGGTTTACGTATGATGAATCAGCCAAATAATGAAAAAGTAAAAGTAATCGCCGTATCAGGTGGTAAAGGTGGCGTTGGTAAAACCAGCGTATCGATTAATACAGCTGTTGCGTTAGCCGAAAAGGGCAAACGTGTACTGGTACTGGACGCCGATTTAGGTCTAGCGAACGTCGATGTGATGTTAGGTTTGCGCGCAGAGCGAAATTTATCTCATGTTTTGTCGGGAGATGCCGAATTAGATGATGTGATCCTTCGAGGACCTAAAGGTATTGGTATTATTCCTGCCACTTCGGGTACTCAGGCCATGGTAGAACTGACTCAAGCTCAGCATGCCGGTCTTATTCGTGCTTTCAGTGAGATGAGAACCCAATTTGATATCCTCATCGTCGATACGGCGGCCGGGATCTCAGATATGGTGCTAAGCTTCTCTCGTGCGTCACAAGATGTATTGATTGTGGTGTGTGACGAACCAACATCGATTACCGACGCATATGCGCTAATTAAGATCTTGAGTCGCGAACACGGTGTGTTCCGCTTTAAGATTGTGGCTAACATGGTACGTAGCTTACGTGAAGGAATGGAGCTGTTTGCTAAATTGAGCAAGGTGACAGACAGATTCCTCGATGTGGCATTAGAGCTCGTTGCCACAGTGCCATTTGATGAGAATTTACGTAAATCGGTGCGAAAGCAAAAGTTGATTGTAGAGGCATTCCCTAAGTCACCGGCAGCGATTGCATACCAAGGTTTAGCGAACAAGATCATGAGCTGGCCAGTGCCGTCTCAGCCAGGCGGTCATTTAGAGTTTTTCGTTGAGCGTCTAGTTCAGCGTCCTGATTATCAAGAGGATAAATCGGGTGAATAA
- a CDS encoding RNA polymerase sigma factor FliA produces the protein MNKAAAYTRFDNKTSIVEQYAPLVKRIAHHLLARLPASVQLDDLLQAGMMGLLEASSNFDGSKGAKFETFAGIRIRGSMLDEIRRGDWVPRSVHRNQRRVAQVIDELEQELGRDARDGEIAERLEVSLEEYHAILNDVSVGKVVGIEDLGVAADGINPEDGHEDDAYESLAEVEFHSALVAAIKLLPERDALVLSLYYDEALNLKEIGAILEVSESRVSQIHSQAMLRLKGKLKHWTQE, from the coding sequence GTGAATAAAGCGGCTGCGTATACTCGTTTTGATAATAAGACGTCTATCGTTGAACAGTATGCACCGCTTGTAAAAAGAATAGCCCATCATCTTTTGGCTCGTTTACCTGCATCAGTCCAGTTAGATGACTTGTTGCAGGCCGGCATGATGGGGCTACTCGAAGCGTCATCAAACTTTGATGGTAGTAAGGGCGCCAAATTCGAAACCTTTGCCGGTATTCGAATTCGGGGCTCTATGTTAGATGAAATCAGGCGAGGCGACTGGGTACCCCGTTCGGTACACCGTAATCAGCGCCGCGTGGCCCAAGTTATAGATGAACTTGAGCAGGAGTTAGGCCGTGATGCTCGTGATGGCGAAATCGCCGAGCGACTCGAGGTTTCACTCGAAGAGTATCATGCAATTTTAAACGATGTTTCAGTCGGAAAAGTTGTTGGTATAGAAGATTTAGGCGTAGCCGCAGATGGGATAAACCCAGAAGATGGCCACGAAGACGATGCTTATGAATCACTCGCTGAAGTTGAGTTTCATTCAGCGCTCGTCGCAGCGATTAAATTATTACCAGAAAGAGATGCGCTGGTTTTGTCGCTTTATTACGATGAAGCATTAAATTTAAAAGAGATTGGGGCCATTCTTGAGGTCAGTGAGTCTAGAGTCAGCCAGATCCATAGTCAGGCGATGCTCAGGCTCAAGGGTAAACTCAAGCATTGGACGCAAGAATAA
- the cheY gene encoding chemotaxis response regulator CheY, translated as MDKNMKILVVDDFSTMRRIIKNLLRDLGFNNTQEADDGSTALPMLQKGDFDFVVTDWNMPGMQGIDLLKAIRADDNLKHLPVLMVTAEAKREQIITAAQAGVNGYVVKPFTAATLKEKLEKIFERLG; from the coding sequence TTGGACAAGAATATGAAGATTCTTGTTGTTGACGATTTTTCAACAATGAGACGTATCATTAAGAACTTGTTACGCGACTTGGGGTTTAATAATACCCAAGAAGCCGATGACGGCTCTACAGCCCTACCTATGCTACAAAAAGGCGATTTCGATTTTGTTGTAACCGACTGGAACATGCCTGGCATGCAGGGGATCGATCTATTAAAGGCTATTCGTGCCGATGATAACCTCAAACACCTTCCTGTATTGATGGTGACGGCTGAAGCTAAGCGTGAGCAGATCATTACCGCAGCTCAAGCTGGCGTAAACGGCTATGTAGTTAAGCCATTTACTGCAGCCACACTAAAAGAGAAGTTAGAGAAAATTTTTGAGAGACTCGGCTAA
- a CDS encoding protein phosphatase CheZ yields the protein MQQQSSSLITLEQAESLVALLSQGEQEKADELVREISAPIQKDLFDEVGRLTRQLHSAIADFQFDSRLIELANIEIPDAKERLTYVIDMTEQAANKTMDAVEECLPLANALNDNIQAIKPAWDKLMRRELPLTEFKALCHDIHQFVERSESDSSRVKELLNQILLAQDFQDLTGQMIRRVIELVREVENSLVSMLTVFGEHPHDTVDNKPKLNVEAEGPIMNAEHRQDVVTGQDEVDDLLSSLGF from the coding sequence ATGCAGCAACAATCGTCAAGCCTGATTACTCTTGAACAAGCAGAGAGTTTAGTTGCACTTCTCAGTCAGGGTGAGCAAGAAAAAGCGGATGAATTGGTTAGGGAGATTTCCGCACCAATTCAAAAAGATCTCTTTGATGAAGTCGGGCGTTTAACCCGTCAACTTCATAGTGCTATTGCAGATTTTCAATTTGACAGTCGTCTTATTGAATTAGCCAACATAGAGATCCCAGATGCAAAAGAGCGTTTGACTTATGTTATTGATATGACAGAGCAAGCGGCAAATAAAACCATGGATGCAGTGGAAGAGTGCTTACCTCTTGCTAATGCACTAAACGACAATATTCAAGCAATAAAACCTGCATGGGATAAGCTGATGCGTCGTGAGTTGCCACTGACAGAATTTAAAGCCTTATGCCATGATATTCATCAGTTTGTTGAAAGAAGTGAATCGGATTCAAGCCGAGTCAAAGAGCTTCTAAATCAAATTTTATTGGCACAAGACTTTCAAGATTTAACCGGACAGATGATCCGTCGAGTGATTGAACTCGTCAGAGAAGTCGAGAATAGCTTAGTGTCCATGCTAACAGTATTTGGTGAGCACCCTCATGATACTGTTGATAACAAGCCAAAGCTAAACGTTGAAGCTGAAGGTCCTATTATGAACGCAGAGCACCGCCAGGACGTGGTGACGGGTCAAGATGAAGTTGACGATCTGCTTTCGAGCTTAGGTTTTTAA
- a CDS encoding chemotaxis protein CheA — protein MSFDVDEEILQDFLIEAGEILELLQEQLVTLENNPDDTELLNAIFRGFHTVKGGAGFLGLSPMVDVCHEAENTFDLLRTGKREVSANLMDVILQAVDSINSMFAETQAGQTQSPAEPTLLAQLKTLSAGELLPSEMEQTVASPAAVEPTVSVQEPTIEAVAPQETQVIEQATATTGSIDDIDDIEFEALLDALHGSGNGPGKPVESTSISSLPASDDISDDEFESLLDELHGSGQFKVQSAAPAVIEPSGSQVDSDEITDDEFERLLDELHGSGTGPGKSANVNDTSEAVSELPEVNQSQPVVQAITTSQQVPAVNAEVKTEIKPHPKPDVKPAAAKVAPKAAGNNAPQAETTVRVDTSRLDQIMNMVGELVLVRNRLLSLGVAREDEDMSKALANLDLVTADLQGAVMKTRMQPIKKVFGRFPRVVRDLARSLNKEIDLVMIGEDTDLDKNLVEALADPLVHLVRNSVDHGIEMPDAREENGKTRTGTITLSASQEGDHILLKIEDDGAGMDPDKLKGIAISRGVLDEDSAARMSDEEAYNLIFAPGFSTKVEVSDISGRGVGMDVVKTRITQLNGSVHIDSQLGKGTRLEIKVPLTLAIMPTLMVEVAEQVFALPLSSVNEIFHLDLTKTNVVDGQLTVIVRNKAVPLFYLEQWLSRKQLSFKHGDKQHGHVVIVQLGTMQIGFVVDSLIGQEEVVIKPLGTLLHGTPGMAGATITSDGGIALILDVPGLLKHYARNRS, from the coding sequence ATGTCCTTTGATGTTGATGAAGAGATACTGCAGGACTTTTTGATCGAAGCTGGTGAGATTTTAGAGCTTCTACAAGAACAACTAGTCACGTTAGAAAATAATCCGGATGATACCGAACTGCTAAATGCGATATTTAGAGGTTTCCATACGGTTAAAGGCGGCGCGGGCTTCTTAGGTTTATCTCCAATGGTAGATGTTTGCCATGAAGCAGAAAATACCTTCGATCTTTTGCGTACTGGGAAGCGTGAAGTTTCTGCTAATTTGATGGATGTCATTTTACAAGCGGTCGACTCAATCAACTCAATGTTTGCTGAAACTCAAGCAGGGCAGACTCAATCTCCAGCTGAGCCAACATTGTTAGCTCAGCTGAAAACCTTAAGCGCAGGTGAGCTACTGCCATCTGAGATGGAACAAACAGTCGCCTCTCCTGCCGCTGTAGAGCCCACCGTCAGCGTTCAAGAACCGACTATTGAAGCCGTGGCGCCGCAAGAGACGCAGGTGATAGAACAGGCTACAGCAACTACTGGTAGCATAGATGATATTGATGATATCGAATTTGAAGCCTTACTCGATGCTCTGCATGGTTCGGGTAACGGTCCTGGTAAGCCTGTTGAGTCGACTTCTATCTCCTCTTTACCTGCATCAGATGATATTAGCGATGATGAATTTGAATCTTTACTCGATGAGTTACATGGCTCTGGTCAGTTTAAAGTTCAGTCGGCAGCGCCTGCGGTTATCGAACCAAGTGGTTCTCAAGTCGATTCTGATGAAATAACCGATGATGAGTTTGAACGTTTGCTGGATGAATTGCACGGTTCAGGCACTGGCCCAGGAAAGTCAGCTAATGTGAACGATACCAGTGAAGCGGTTTCTGAACTGCCTGAAGTCAATCAATCTCAGCCTGTAGTGCAAGCGATAACAACATCGCAGCAGGTGCCTGCTGTTAACGCTGAAGTTAAAACCGAGATAAAGCCACATCCTAAACCAGACGTTAAACCTGCAGCAGCTAAAGTTGCGCCAAAGGCGGCTGGCAATAATGCGCCTCAAGCTGAAACCACAGTGCGGGTTGATACTTCAAGACTCGATCAAATCATGAATATGGTTGGTGAATTGGTATTAGTGCGCAATCGTCTACTCAGCCTAGGCGTAGCACGTGAAGATGAGGATATGTCAAAGGCTTTAGCCAACCTTGACTTAGTCACAGCTGACCTTCAAGGCGCAGTGATGAAAACTCGCATGCAGCCAATTAAGAAAGTTTTCGGCCGCTTCCCTCGCGTTGTTCGTGATTTAGCCCGTAGCTTAAACAAAGAAATTGACCTTGTTATGATCGGTGAAGATACCGATTTAGATAAGAATCTCGTCGAAGCGTTAGCCGATCCCTTAGTTCACTTAGTGAGGAACTCGGTCGATCATGGTATTGAAATGCCAGATGCTCGTGAAGAGAACGGTAAAACACGCACGGGCACAATTACTTTATCAGCGAGTCAAGAAGGCGACCATATCCTGCTTAAGATTGAGGATGATGGGGCAGGTATGGATCCTGACAAGCTTAAAGGGATCGCAATCAGTCGAGGCGTTCTCGATGAAGATTCCGCCGCGCGTATGAGCGACGAAGAAGCCTATAACCTTATTTTTGCCCCAGGCTTCTCGACTAAAGTTGAGGTTTCTGATATCTCGGGTCGTGGCGTAGGCATGGATGTGGTGAAAACCCGCATTACCCAGTTAAATGGTTCGGTTCATATCGACTCACAACTAGGTAAGGGCACGCGTCTAGAGATTAAGGTGCCGTTGACCCTTGCGATAATGCCGACCTTAATGGTTGAAGTTGCCGAGCAGGTGTTTGCTTTACCGCTGTCGAGTGTCAATGAAATTTTCCATTTAGACTTGACTAAGACTAACGTGGTTGATGGCCAATTGACGGTTATTGTTCGTAATAAAGCGGTGCCATTATTTTATTTAGAGCAGTGGCTATCTCGTAAGCAATTGAGCTTTAAGCATGGTGATAAACAGCATGGGCACGTCGTCATCGTTCAGTTAGGCACGATGCAGATTGGCTTTGTGGTGGATTCACTTATAGGCCAAGAAGAGGTGGTGATTAAGCCACTAGGAACATTGCTTCATGGTACACCGGGCATGGCGGGAGCCACCATTACTTCAGATGGCGGCATCGCACTGATTTTAGATGTACCAGGACTACTTAAGCATTACGCACGTAACAGGAGCTAA
- a CDS encoding protein-glutamate methylesterase/protein-glutamine glutaminase, with protein MGIKVLVVDDSSFFRRRVSEIVNQDPELEVVGTACNGAEAVKMAAELNPQVITMDIEMPVMDGITAVKEIMASKPIPILMFSSLTHDGAKATLEALDAGALDFLPKRFEDIASNKDDAIALLQQRIRALGRRRLFRPITRTLSSNDRALSGNERAQSVTDRSRPISSFSRTSVNAPATSGHSLTASDKPVSRSSVVTRSSGKQYKTLLIGTSTGGPVALQKVLTQFPANYPHPILLIQHMPAAFTPTFAARLNGLCKIEVKEAVSGDQLRPGCAYLAPGGMQMMLERGGAYGRVKIIAGKADMNYKPCVDITFASASKVLGGDVLAVVLTGMGADGREGARMLKSIGATIWAQDEASCVVYGMPQAVAAAGIATKSIALEHMAESILKETVNG; from the coding sequence ATGGGCATTAAAGTTTTAGTCGTTGATGATTCGAGTTTTTTTAGACGACGTGTTAGTGAGATAGTGAATCAAGACCCTGAGCTTGAGGTGGTGGGGACTGCCTGTAATGGTGCAGAGGCGGTGAAGATGGCTGCAGAGCTGAACCCGCAAGTGATCACCATGGATATCGAAATGCCTGTCATGGATGGGATCACTGCGGTTAAAGAGATCATGGCGAGTAAGCCAATTCCAATCTTGATGTTTTCATCATTGACGCACGATGGTGCTAAGGCAACGTTAGAAGCGTTGGATGCCGGCGCTTTAGATTTCTTACCAAAACGCTTTGAAGATATCGCAAGTAACAAAGATGACGCTATAGCGCTGTTACAGCAACGTATTCGAGCATTAGGCCGCCGTCGCTTGTTTAGACCCATAACTCGAACATTGTCGAGTAACGATAGAGCGCTTTCAGGCAATGAAAGAGCTCAATCTGTCACAGATAGATCTCGCCCAATCTCAAGTTTTTCTCGAACGAGTGTTAATGCACCAGCAACTAGCGGTCACTCGTTAACTGCTAGCGATAAGCCCGTGAGTCGTTCTAGTGTTGTGACCCGTAGTAGTGGAAAACAATACAAGACGTTATTAATCGGTACCTCTACAGGTGGGCCTGTTGCTTTACAAAAGGTGTTAACTCAATTCCCTGCCAATTATCCACATCCTATTTTGCTTATCCAACATATGCCTGCTGCCTTTACGCCAACATTTGCGGCTAGGCTTAATGGCTTGTGTAAGATAGAAGTTAAAGAGGCGGTGAGCGGAGACCAGTTAAGGCCGGGTTGTGCATATCTTGCCCCTGGAGGTATGCAGATGATGCTAGAGCGAGGCGGAGCCTATGGCAGAGTTAAGATCATTGCTGGTAAGGCGGATATGAACTACAAGCCTTGTGTCGATATTACTTTTGCCTCAGCTTCGAAGGTGCTTGGTGGTGATGTGTTGGCCGTAGTGCTCACGGGCATGGGAGCCGATGGCCGTGAAGGGGCCAGAATGCTCAAGAGTATCGGTGCGACCATTTGGGCGCAAGATGAGGCCAGCTGTGTGGTTTATGGCATGCCTCAAGCCGTCGCGGCTGCGGGTATTGCAACCAAATCAATTGCGTTAGAGCATATGGCTGAATCGATTTTAAAAGAGACCGTTAATGGCTAA
- a CDS encoding ParA family protein — protein sequence MKIWTIANQKGGVGKTTTVASLAGAFVKRGQRVLMIDTDPHASLGYYLGIDSEQLPCSLYDLFLAHKSLTHETVQTHIVPTNVQGLDLMPSTMALATLDRSLGHEAGMGLVLKRALKLIEGQYDIVLIDCPPVLGVLMVNALAASEHIIVPVQTEFLALKGLDRMVKTMLLMGRSKKINYSYTIVPTMFDKRTRAASAALLQLNEDYNEELWQDVIPVDTKFRDASLSHLPASHYAPSSRGVKAYNRLLDYLLAKDLSHVKIS from the coding sequence TTGAAGATCTGGACCATAGCAAACCAAAAAGGCGGAGTGGGTAAAACAACAACAGTTGCCAGTCTTGCTGGTGCGTTTGTAAAACGTGGCCAACGAGTGTTAATGATTGATACCGATCCTCATGCATCCCTTGGCTATTACTTAGGTATAGATAGCGAGCAATTGCCTTGTTCCCTTTACGATCTATTTCTAGCTCACAAGAGCCTAACTCACGAAACTGTTCAAACCCATATTGTACCGACGAATGTACAAGGGTTAGATCTGATGCCCTCTACCATGGCCTTGGCGACTTTAGATCGCAGCCTAGGTCACGAAGCGGGAATGGGACTTGTTTTAAAAAGAGCCCTAAAGCTCATCGAAGGACAGTACGATATTGTGCTAATAGATTGTCCTCCTGTACTCGGTGTGTTGATGGTAAATGCACTAGCCGCAAGTGAGCACATTATTGTACCCGTTCAAACAGAGTTTCTGGCCTTAAAAGGGCTAGACCGTATGGTAAAAACTATGTTGTTGATGGGACGTTCAAAAAAAATTAATTATAGCTACACCATAGTGCCAACCATGTTTGACAAACGTACTCGCGCGGCCTCAGCCGCTTTGTTGCAACTTAATGAAGATTATAACGAAGAGCTGTGGCAGGACGTGATCCCTGTTGATACCAAATTTCGAGATGCAAGTTTGAGCCATTTACCCGCCTCCCATTATGCCCCAAGTAGCCGTGGCGTGAAGGCTTACAATAGATTACTAGATTATTTACTCGCGAAGGATCTATCCCATGTCAAAATCAGTTGA
- a CDS encoding chemotaxis protein CheW, with amino-acid sequence MSKSVDDAVCDYFSLLLNEPVAEAVKSEPSQDAQLSETLEVDPRFSRQALELLFTRANQTASQQDAQTLSRTEASVASVQQGVVDAIEPVEVKVVAQAQQPKIQVVEPQDKVTRLSSSTLDASEVDSASQVSAVVTSEQSEQEALVSTQTLLEQLDEEFQVLFFNVAGLTLAVPLVSLGGIVNLDKVTRLMGRPEWYMGVQQYREAQLNVVNTCAWVMPEKYDEQLAQKVNYQYVVVLKDSGWGLGCESLVDTISIKKSDINWRSQAGKRPWLAGVVKEQMCGILNVDALVQMLASGLGCQDALI; translated from the coding sequence ATGTCAAAATCAGTTGATGATGCGGTATGTGATTATTTTTCGTTGTTGCTTAATGAGCCAGTGGCAGAAGCTGTGAAAAGTGAGCCGTCACAAGATGCTCAATTATCTGAAACGTTAGAAGTTGATCCACGTTTTAGTCGTCAGGCTCTTGAGTTACTGTTTACACGGGCTAACCAGACGGCAAGTCAGCAAGACGCACAGACGCTTTCACGTACAGAAGCCAGCGTTGCTAGCGTACAGCAAGGCGTTGTCGATGCTATTGAACCCGTTGAAGTTAAAGTCGTTGCTCAGGCTCAGCAGCCCAAAATTCAGGTTGTAGAACCACAAGATAAAGTCACAAGGCTATCGAGTTCGACACTCGATGCTTCAGAGGTTGATTCAGCTTCACAAGTGAGTGCTGTGGTAACAAGCGAACAGTCTGAGCAAGAGGCTTTAGTGTCGACTCAAACACTATTAGAACAGCTTGATGAGGAGTTTCAGGTACTTTTTTTCAATGTTGCAGGTTTAACGCTCGCAGTGCCTTTAGTCAGTCTTGGTGGGATCGTCAATTTAGATAAAGTTACTCGACTCATGGGGCGGCCTGAGTGGTATATGGGCGTGCAGCAATATCGTGAGGCGCAACTTAATGTCGTCAATACCTGCGCTTGGGTGATGCCAGAGAAGTATGATGAGCAGTTAGCTCAGAAAGTGAATTATCAATATGTTGTCGTACTTAAAGATAGCGGCTGGGGCCTTGGGTGTGAGTCGTTAGTAGATACGATATCAATTAAGAAGTCTGATATTAATTGGCGCAGTCAAGCAGGCAAGCGTCCATGGTTAGCTGGTGTAGTAAAAGAGCAGATGTGCGGCATTTTAAATGTTGATGCCTTGGTTCAAATGTTGGCTTCAGGCTTAGGTTGCCAAGATGCGCTCATATAG
- a CDS encoding chemotaxis protein CheW, with protein sequence MTSSNSVAVAAGTEDAVLQWVTFKLDNETYGINVMQVQEVLRYTEIAPVPGAPHYVLGIINLRGNVVTVIDTRSRFGLASADVNDSTRIVIIEAEKQVIGILVDSVAEVVYLRGSEIDNAPNVGTEESAKFIQGVSNRDGELLILVDLDKLLSDEEWIELTQI encoded by the coding sequence ATGACAAGTTCAAACAGTGTAGCCGTAGCAGCGGGAACCGAAGATGCAGTTTTACAGTGGGTAACATTTAAGCTGGATAACGAAACTTATGGTATCAACGTTATGCAGGTTCAAGAAGTGTTGCGTTATACCGAGATAGCACCAGTACCCGGTGCACCTCATTATGTGTTAGGTATCATTAACTTACGTGGAAACGTTGTAACCGTTATTGATACTCGCTCACGCTTTGGCTTAGCTTCAGCCGATGTTAACGACTCGACACGTATTGTGATTATTGAAGCTGAAAAGCAGGTAATCGGTATTCTAGTCGACAGTGTGGCAGAGGTTGTTTACCTGCGTGGTTCGGAAATTGATAATGCACCGAATGTGGGTACAGAAGAGAGCGCTAAGTTCATTCAGGGCGTTAGCAATCGAGATGGTGAATTATTGATTTTGGTTGATTTAGACAAGTTACTATCAGATGAAGAGTGGATAGAGCTGACGCAGATTTAA
- a CDS encoding DUF2802 domain-containing protein, whose protein sequence is MIVEEILIATALLFIIACLALVLYLQKQTSKLRAKVDALTVLVKESDKQREAVKRELQELRSGTIGVGRRMLELEKKLAQQDAKFEESSQQDPQARLYSRAMKMVALGAGVAELIEECELPKAEAELLIRLHGK, encoded by the coding sequence ATGATTGTCGAAGAAATTTTAATTGCTACTGCGTTGCTGTTTATCATTGCTTGTCTTGCATTGGTGCTTTATTTACAAAAGCAAACGAGTAAGTTGCGTGCAAAAGTCGATGCACTGACCGTGTTAGTGAAAGAAAGCGATAAGCAAAGAGAAGCCGTTAAGCGTGAGCTACAGGAGCTAAGAAGCGGTACGATTGGTGTTGGGCGTCGTATGTTAGAGTTAGAGAAAAAGCTTGCACAACAAGACGCTAAATTTGAAGAGAGCAGCCAGCAAGACCCACAGGCTAGGCTGTATTCTCGCGCAATGAAGATGGTTGCCTTGGGCGCCGGCGTTGCAGAGCTTATTGAAGAGTGTGAGTTACCTAAAGCCGAAGCTGAGCTGTTGATCCGATTGCATGGGAAATAA
- a CDS encoding EscU/YscU/HrcU family type III secretion system export apparatus switch protein has protein sequence MTETENPKKAVALSYQPGTAPKVSAKGEDRLAEEIIALAQQAGIPIHQDEYLCDFLQRLEVGDEIPSELYLLIAELIAFVYVLDGKFPEKWNNMHQKIMEEA, from the coding sequence ATGACTGAAACAGAGAACCCCAAAAAGGCTGTTGCGCTCAGCTATCAGCCAGGGACCGCACCCAAAGTCTCGGCTAAGGGTGAAGATAGACTGGCAGAGGAAATCATCGCCTTAGCGCAGCAAGCCGGGATCCCGATACATCAAGATGAGTACTTATGTGATTTTTTGCAGCGTTTAGAAGTCGGAGACGAGATCCCAAGTGAGCTCTACCTGCTCATCGCTGAACTCATTGCTTTTGTGTATGTGCTAGACGGTAAGTTTCCTGAAAAGTGGAACAATATGCATCAGAAGATTATGGAAGAGGCGTAG